The following are encoded together in the Buteo buteo chromosome 24, bButBut1.hap1.1, whole genome shotgun sequence genome:
- the ATOX1 gene encoding copper transport protein ATOX1, protein MPKHEFFVDMTCEGCSNAVTRVLHRLGGVQFDIDLPNKKVCIDSEHNVDTLLETLKKTGKNASYLGEKSAQ, encoded by the exons ATGCCG AAACACGAGTTCTTTGTGGACATGACCTGCGAAGGCTGCTCCAATGCGGTCACCCGAGTCCTGCACAGGCTGGGAG GTGTCCAGTTTGATATTGACCTGCCCAACAAGAAGGTGTGCATCGACTCAGAGCACAACGTTGACACCCTATTGGAAACCTTAAAGAAGACTGGAAAGAACGCTTCCTACCTTGGGGAGAAGTCCGCGCAGTAG